In Lineus longissimus chromosome 5, tnLinLong1.2, whole genome shotgun sequence, the genomic stretch CTCCAATGTTTGAATGCGAATGTCACACACCCCTGATATATGGGGTTGAACAAAACCACAAAGAAGTTTTCGATGTTTTCGATGAGCATTGAGTATGGTGCTAAAACAGAACCACTAACAGACGACCGAATCATTGTAGTATAGGCCAATGTCACCACCAGGCGGCACTCCGATTAACTGAAACTGATGTCGGAAGGACATCATGATACGTTACCATTGTTACAAAAGGTCAAAGCCACTTTGGCCAAGCGGTTTTGACATTTATTTTTACAGACGGCAGGTCACGCGGTcacttttcagattttttattcacatttctttttttacatCATTTTTTTTTACCTGAATTGATATAAGCTCCATATTTTTCTTCACACAACGAAGTTACAATGGCGGATACGTAGAGTCAACTATAATAGATTGTGATGATAGCACTGGCCACTGTCATTTTCACTCTCACCAGCAGATGGTCTAGCTTGTTGGCGCCATCCGGTGGAAAGAGTCATAATAACAAATAGAGTGCCACCTAGTGGTCAACAACGGTGGAAGACACTACAAGAGTACATGATTACAGACCAGACTAATCCATCGTTATAGGACAAACTAATCAATCATTCACATTCACGATTTAACGTCCTGAATTTATAATATTATACATGATTCTAAATACCAATATCACAACCGGAAGATATGGTCATATGATTGTAGTATAATCCAAACAGTGACGTCACAGGGTCACACAATGTATTATAATCCATGCAAGCGACACACAGGTCATGTGATTAGTAATCCAAACAGGCGACGTCACAGGTTAAACGATTACGGTCAGCGCTGCTGCATCCTCGACATGAGCATTTTGTGTAACTCTGAGATTTTTGTGTCCATTCCTTTTAGTGTACTTTCCATTTCACCCAGTCTCTCGTCAACTTCGTCCTGTTTTTGACTGATTTTGCCAATATCGTAATGCATCGACGATTGAGTACGATTCATTTCCACGATGTTGACAGTGTTATCCATCAGACGGCGCTGTTCCGTCTTGACCTCTCTTATGCTGTGAATCGCCTTAAGGAGGCGCCTCTGGTGTTTACGGAGTTGCGTCTCGCCCTTCTTTCCCCGTTTCTTACATTTATAGATCAGCCATCCTTGTTTGAGTATATTAGCCGCCGCGTGTTTCTGTTTCTTATCCAATTCTACGTCAATTACAAAATTATGTACATACTTCTCTGCCCTTGATAGTTCCAGTTTCCTCGCTAGGACAGCAACGATGAGTGCAGTGCAGCCTGCTCCGAAGATGCCGGTCATCACAGCTATCCCACGTCCGCAGTACGAGTTCGGGACGATATCTCCGTAGCCTACACTCAAGAAGGTGATGGCGATCATCCACATCGAGTTAAAGAAATTGGCGTGCACCTTATCGTGGTACATTTCACAGGCTCTCAGCGCCCAGCTGGCCAGGAGAAACAGTGACACTATGATTACAGTGAGGACGTATTCGGGGTAGAGAGTCATGTAAGACTTGAAAATGAATCTAAAATTGAAGTTGATTCTGTTGAGTGCGCCAAGACTCTGCGAAGAGGCGTCTGTGTACAGCTTACTGTGCAGCATGATCGCCCTGCAGACCATGTACAACCTCAAGAACATTGGCAGGGAGAATATCACATCGATGGGGATCTGAACAGTTCGGACCCGCTTTGAATAAAAGTTCATGGTGGTCCACGAAAATTCGAAGTCGCCAGGAATCGGGTGTATTGCGCAGATTAAGAGTTCAAGTGTTATCTTAAAACATCTCGCAGTGGTCAGAGCAAGTTTCCAGTCTTCCATGCCATTGTCTATCATGAATAACTGTATATCTAGCCAGTGGTACCAGACGATGAAACCTAACAATATAACCGTGGATATAGAGATAAAGGACTTCATCATTAAAGACGGCAGGTCTTCCTTTCCGTATACCTTATTGGCGTACATCTCAGTCTCAATCACCATC encodes the following:
- the LOC135488608 gene encoding small conductance calcium-activated potassium channel protein-like, with the protein product MSTLIEDPGIPLVNSNGGFPKYTEGSMDEEDPDKPRKMEKRGLRFEHVGHRLAKRKELFCKRRIICDFALAFALFGIGLMVIETEMYANKVYGKEDLPSLMMKSFISISTVILLGFIVWYHWLDIQLFMIDNGMEDWKLALTTARCFKITLELLICAIHPIPGDFEFSWTTMNFYSKRVRTVQIPIDVIFSLPMFLRLYMVCRAIMLHSKLYTDASSQSLGALNRINFNFRFIFKSYMTLYPEYVLTVIIVSLFLLASWALRACEMYHDKVHANFFNSMWMIAITFLSVGYGDIVPNSYCGRGIAVMTGIFGAGCTALIVAVLARKLELSRAEKYVHNFVIDVELDKKQKHAAANILKQGWLIYKCKKRGKKGETQLRKHQRRLLKAIHSIREVKTEQRRLMDNTVNIVEMNRTQSSMHYDIGKISQKQDEVDERLGEMESTLKGMDTKISELHKMLMSRMQQR